A region of Labeo rohita strain BAU-BD-2019 chromosome 2, IGBB_LRoh.1.0, whole genome shotgun sequence DNA encodes the following proteins:
- the selenof gene encoding selenoprotein F: protein MAGEVYLLWLLPLLQTLASYGAELSSEACREMGFSSNLLCSSCDLLGQFSLGQLDLPCRQCCQEEAQLESRKLYPGAILEVCGUKLGRFPQVQAFVRSDKPKMFVGLQIKYVRGSDPVLKLLDDNGNIAEELSILKWNTDSVEEFLSEKLERI, encoded by the exons TTGGCGTCTTATGGAGCAGAGCTCTCCTCTGAGGCCTGCAGGGAGATGGGCTTCTCCAGCAATCTCCTGTGCAGCTCCTGTGATCTCCTGGGTCAGTTCAGCCTGGGCCAGTTAGACCTTCCCTGCAGGCAGTGTTGCCAAGAGGAGGCTCAGCTGGAGTCCAGGAAG ctcTATCCAGGGGCCATCCTTGAGGTCTGTGGATGAAAATTGGGGAGGTTCCCTCAAGTCCAAG CTTTTGTCAGGAGTGACAAGCCAAAGATGTTCGTGGGTCTTCAGATCAAg TATGTGAGAGGCTCAGATCCTGTCCTAAAGCTGCTGGACGATAACGGGAACATTGCTGAGGAGCTCAGCATCCTCAAATGGAACACAGACAGCGTTGAAGAATTTCTTAGTGAGAAGTTGGAACGAATTTAG